DNA sequence from the Streptomyces sp. CA-210063 genome:
GCTCCTGTTCGGTGAGGGTCCTCGCCGCGACGGTCATCAGCACGCCCTCCGGTCTCGGCCTGCGGCCGATCTATATAGTTACATGAATTGGATAGTTGAAGCAATCAAGCAGGGCTTGATCTCGATGCTAGATGTATTATTTATATAACTGATTGCCTGTCTGTGAACAGAGGGAGAGCTCGATGCCGTCGACCGCCCTGGCCGGGATCCGTGTCCTCGATCTGTCCCGCATCCTCGCGGCCCCCCTGGCCACCCAGATGCTGGCCGACCTGGGCGCGGAGGTGATCAAGGTGGAACGGCCGGGTTCGGGCGACGACTCGCGGACGTACGGGCCGCCGTTCGCGCAGGGGACGGACACCGCCGCCTTCTATCTCTCCTGCAACCGCAACAAGCGGTCGGTCACCGTCAACCACGCCACCGCCGAGGGGCAGGAGTTGATCCGCGCGCTCGCCGCCCGGTCGGACGTGCTGGTGGAGAACTTCCGCGCGGGGACGCTCGCGAAGTACGGGCTCGACCACGAGAGCCTGCGGGAGCTCAACCCCCGGCTGGTCTACCTCTCCGTGACGGGCTTCGGCCAGACCGGGCCGTACGCCTCGCGGCCCGGCTACGACGGCATCTTCCAGGCCATGTCCGGGATGATGAGCGTCTCCGGGCATCCCGAGGAGCCCATGAAGGTCGGCGTCAGCATGGTCGACATCCTCACGGGGCTGTACGCGTCCACGGCCGTGCTGGCCGCGCTGCGGCACCGGGACGCCACCGGGGAGGGCCAGTTCATCGATCTGTCCCTGCTGGACTGCGGTCTCGCCTCGCTGTCGCACTTCGCGATGAACTACCTGGTCTCCGGCGAGGTGCCGCGGCGGCGCGGCAACGGCGGTTACGGCGGGATCCCCTCCCAGGCCTTCCAGTGCTCGGACAAACCGATCTTCCTCGTCGCCGGCAACGACAAGCAGTTCGCCGGGTTCTGCGCGGCGGCCGGTCGCACCGATCTGCTTCAGGATGCCCGGTTCGCCACGACGTCCGCGCGGATCGCGCACCGTGAGGAGATACTGCCGGTGCTGGCGGCGATCCTGCGGACCCGGACGCGGGACGAGTGGCTCGTGGTGCTCGACGAACACGACGTCCCTGCGGGGCCGTTCAACGAGCTGCCCGAGGTCTTCGCCGATCCGCAGATCCAGCACCGGGAGATGCTGGTCGACGTCGAGGACCCCGTGTCCGGGCGGCTGTCGTTGCTCGCCAATCCGATCCGGTTCTCGGCGACACCGGTCGAGGGGTACGTGGCGCCGCCGGCGCTGGGGGAGCATACGGCGGAAGTCCTCGCGGCCTTGGTGGGGGTGACGGATAGTCAGCTTACGCAGCTGCGGGTGCGGGGGGTCGTGTAACGGCGTTTCCTCGCCCCCGCCGCCCCTACCCGTCCCATCCCAGAGGGCTGTGCCCCCAGACCCCCCTCGGTCGGTTGGTTGACTGCGGGCGAGTGGGGGCTTGTCGCGCAGTTCCCCGCGCCCCTGAAAGACGACGGCCTTGCGGGCCTACCGTCTCCTGAAGGGCCGCAGGCCCCTTCAGGGGCGCGGGGAACTGCGCGATCAGCCCCCACCTACCCGCAGACAGGCAACGACCCTCAAAGGGGGGTCTGGGGGCGCAGCCCCCTGGGATGGGACGGGTAGGGGCGGCGGGGGCGATAAACCCTGTCCCGCGCAACCCCCCTGTTCACCCGATCAGCGTCCGCCCGCCCTCCAACATCAGCGTCGCCCCCGTCAGATACGCCATGTCGTCGCTGACCAGCGCGGCCACGGCCCGGCCGATGTCCGTCTCCGGGTCGCCCATCCGGCCCAGCGGGATACCCGCGAGCACCCGCTCGGCCTTCTCCGGGTGGGCGGTGAAGTACGCCTCCGCCGCCGGGCTGAGCGCGGCCGGGCAGACGACGTTCACGCGGATCCCGTACGGCCCCCACTCCCGCGCGGCGACCCGTGTCAGGCCCCGGACGGCCTCCTTGGCCATCGCGTACGCGGCGAAGTTCGCCTCTCCCTGCACCGCGGCCGACGAGCCGAGGTTGACGACACTGCCTCGGGCGGCCTTCAGATGGGGCAGGGCCGCCCGCATGGCGTGGAAGGTGGCCAACGGGCCGCTGCGGTAGGCGAGTTCGACGTCGTCGTACGACGTCTCCTCCAGTCGGCGCTGCACGGAGCTCTGCGCGTTGTTGACGAGGACGTCGAGGCCGCCGAACTCCCGTACCGTCTCGGCCACCATACGGTCGACGTCCGCGCCCTCGCCCACATCCCCCACGACCGCGTGCGCCCGCCCCCCGCGCTCGGCGATCTCGGCGACCGTGTCCTTGAGCTTCCCGGCCGTTCGGCCGGTGATCACCACGGCCGCGCCCTCGGCGGCCAGCGCGAGCGCGATACCTCGTCCCACGCCCTGCCCGCCGCCGGTGACCAGGGCCGATTTACCCGACAACCGCTGCATCACGTCTCCGTCCAGTCCTTCCAGAAGGCCGCCCAGGTGGGGAAGGCGTCGGGCAGCGCCGGTGCTCCGGCGCCCTCCCAGCCGTTGAAGCCCACGTCCTGGGGGCGCTCGGTCACATCGGCCGCGTACCAGTGCTGCTCGCGGCGCCGGGAGAAGTACCACTCGCCGTCCACGCGCGCGTACTCGTCGAGATAGCGGATGGCCATGACGATCCACCGCTCCCCCACCTCGTGCTCGGCCCGGCAGTAGACGGAGCCGGTGGCGGTGTCGCGGCCGGTGAACTCGATCCGGTGGCCGCAGATCTGGTGGATCGAGCGGTGGAAGCCGCGGACGAGGGGTTCGATGTGCGCCCGTAGTACGTCTCTGCCGCGCCCGTGGCGACCCATGTCGACGTCGGGCCGGAAGCAGCCCACCCAGGCGTCGAGGTCGCGGGCGTCCACGGCCAGTGCGTAGCGGACGGGCAACTGCTGGACGGCCAGGTGGGATTCGATGCGGTCGACGCGCTCCTCGATCGGCGTCACGGCCGTGGCTCCTTCGGCAGGCCGAGGAGCTGTTCCCCGATGATGTTGCGCTGGATCTCGCTGGACCCGCCGTAGATCGTCTCCGCGAGGGAGAGCAGGAAGGAGCGCTGCCGCATGTCCAGGCCGTAGTCCTCGCCCACGATCTGCCCGGCCGGGCCGGCCAACTCCATGGCCAGGTGTCCGAGTTGCTGGTGGCGTGTCGAGGCGTACAGCTTGGCCGTCGTGGCCTGGGCTCCGGGGGTTCGGCCCGCGGTCAGTTCGGCGAGGGTGCGCAGGTTGGTGGTGCGCATGATGCGTACGGAGATCCAGGCGTCGACGATCCGGCGGCGCAGCATCGGGTCGTCGAGCGCGCCCCGTTCGCGGGCCAGGTCGATCAGGGCCTCGGCCTCCCGTTCGAAGCCGAGCTGCTGGGGCAGGAGCGTGGTGCCGCGCTCGATCCCGAGGGTGGCCATCGCCGTGCGCCAGCCCTGGCCCACCTCGCCGACGGCCATGTCCGCGTGAGTCCGCGCGTCCGAGAGGAACACCTCGGCGAACTCGTCCTGGCCGGCGAGGTTGCGGATGGGGCGGATCTCCACGCCCGGCTGGTCCGTCGGAAGGAGCAGCAGCGTGAGGCCCTTGTGCCGTACGGAGTCCGGGTCGGTGCGGGTGAGGACATAGAGCCAGTCGGCGTGGATGCCGAAGGAGGTCCACACCTTCTGCCCGCTGACCACCCACTCCTCGCCGTCGCGTTCGGCACGCGTGCGGACCGACGCGAGGTCGGAGCCGGCGCCGGGTTCGCTGAAGCCCTGGCCCCACAGTTCCTCGACGGCGAGGATCGGGGGCAGGAAGCGCTTCTTCTGCTCCTCGGTGCCCATCTTGAGGAGCATCGGGCCGAGCAGGTCGAGGGCGTTGACGGTGGCCCGGTAGGGGGCGTTCGCACGGGCGTACTCGTACTCGAAGACGATCTCCTCGAGGAGTCCGAGCCCTCTGCCGCCGTACTCCTCGGGCCAGGCGACGCCCAGCCAGCGCCCGGCGGACAGCTCACGGTCCCAGGCGAGGCGGACCTCCCAGGCCGCTCCGTCGGTGGGGCCGCCCACGCCCCGGTGCTCGGCGAACTCACCCACCAGGTGGTCCGCCAGCCAGTCCCGCAGTTCGTCGCGGAAGTCGCGTACCGCGGGCCCGAAGTCCACTTCCATGTCTGCGTTCTCCTGGGGTCTAGAAGGGTCTCGGAGGGGACTCGGATACCGAGCCGGGCAGGGTCTCGGCATCCGAGCCGGGCAGAGGGCTCAGATGCCGAGCCGCGTGGCGAGCAGTTCCCGGTGGTGCGACGGCGTGCCGAGCAGCACCTCGGAGCTCTTGGCCCGCTTGAAGTACAGGTGGGCGGGGTGTTCCCAGGTGAAGCCGATCCCGCCGTGGACCTGGATGTTGTCGCCGGCGACCCTGGTGAACGTCTCCGAGCAGAAGGTCTGGGCGAGGGCCGCCGCGATCGCGGTCTCGGTCTCGTCGCCGGCATCCAGGGCCCACAGCCCGGCGTACGCGGCCGAGCGGGCGGACTCGATGTCCACCAGCATGTCGGCGCACTTGTGCTTGATCCCCTGGAACGAGCCGATGGGCCGCCCGTACTGCACGCGGATCTTGGCGTACTCCACGGCGGCGTCCAGCGCGGCCGCCGCTCCCCCGGCCTGTTCCGCGGCGAGCAGGACGGAGGCGGTGGCGAGGGTGCGTTCGAGGGCGGGCCATGCCGTGCCCTCGGTGCCGACCAGGCGGGCGGGGGTGTCCGTGAACTCCAGACGGGCCTGCTTGCGGGTCTGGTCGAGGGTGGGCAGAGACGTACGGTCGAGGCCCGGCGCGTCGGCCCCGACCGCGAGGAGGCTGATGCCGCAGGGGGTACGGGCGGCGACCAGGAGCAGGTCGGCGAGATGGCCGTCGGGGACGTAGGTCTTCGTGCCGGTCAGCTGCCATCCGGTGGCCCTCTCGCGGGCGGTGAGCCCGATGCCCTGCGCGTCCCAGCGGCCGTCGTCCTCGGTGAGCGCCAGGGTGGCCACCGTCGCGCCGGAGGCGATGCCCGGCAGGAGGTCACGTCGTGCCCGCTCGTCGTCGCAGCGCAGCAGGGCCTCGGCGGCCAGGGCGACGGTGGCGAAGTACGGCCCGCACAGCAGCGCGCGGCCCGCCTCCTCGAAGACGATGCCGAGGTCGACGTAGCCGAAACCCGAGCCGCCGTACTCCTCCGGCACGGCGAGTCCCTGTAGGCCGAGTTCGCCGGCCATCCGCCGCCAGAGGACGGGGTCGTGGCCGCGCGGATCGGCGGCCAGCCGGCGCACGGCCGCCTCGTCGGAGTACTTGGCGAGGAACGACCGGACGACCTTGCGCAGTTCGTCCTGTTCCTCGCTGAAGGTGAGATCCATGCCGAGCTTCCCGTCCTCGCCTGCCGACCGCTTGCCCACACACTCCACGATACAGTTAGATAATTATAGTATCCGCACTGATTGCACCAGGAGGGCGACGTGACCGATCCGTACGCAGCGTTCGGGAGCCTGACCTTCGAGCGGCCGGCGCCCGGCGTGCTCCGCGTCGTGCTCGACGCGCCGCACCTCAATGCGGTGGATCCGGAGATGCACGGCGAGCTGGCCGACGTCTGGCGGGTGATCGACCGGGACGAGCAGACGCGTGCCGTGCTGGTCCAGGGGGCCGGCCGGGCCTTCTCGGCCGGCGGGACCTTCGACTCCATCGAAGCGCTGACCGAGGACCACGCGGTGCGGGCCCGGGTCATGCGCGAGGCGCGGGACATGGTATATGGAGTGATGAACTGCTCCAAGCCCGTGGTGTCCGCCATCCACGGTCCGGCGGTCGGCGCCGGGCTGGTCATCGGGATGCTCGCGGACATCTCCATCGCCGCGCGCACCGCGAAGATCGTCGACGGGCACACCCGCCTCGGGGTCGCCGCCGGTGACCATGCCGCGATCTGCTGGCCGCTGCTGTGCGGCATGGCCAAGGCCAAGTACTACCTGCTGACCTGCGAGACCCTCACCGGCGAGGAGGCGGAGCGGATCGGCCTGGTGTCGAAGTGCGTGGACGACGACGAGGTCCACGCGGAGGGCCTGCGCGTGGCGACCGTCCTGGCCGCCGGCCCCGCCAGCGCGATCAGCTGGACCAAGCGGTCCCTCAACCACTGGTACCGCACCGCCCAGCCGATCTTCGAGGCCTCGCTGGGGCTGGAGTTCTTCGGGTTCGGCGGACACGAGGTCGTCGAGGGACTGGCGGCCCACCGCGAGAAGCGTTCCCCGGACTTCGAGGGTGTGGCAGGCAAGCACCCGCTCGATCTCTGACCCCATCAACAAGGAACCGATCATGACGCTGCAGCAGACCACCGAAGTCCCCCCGCTGGTCCGGGGGTTGACCTACGAGGAGATGCCGGTCGGGC
Encoded proteins:
- a CDS encoding CaiB/BaiF CoA transferase family protein translates to MPSTALAGIRVLDLSRILAAPLATQMLADLGAEVIKVERPGSGDDSRTYGPPFAQGTDTAAFYLSCNRNKRSVTVNHATAEGQELIRALAARSDVLVENFRAGTLAKYGLDHESLRELNPRLVYLSVTGFGQTGPYASRPGYDGIFQAMSGMMSVSGHPEEPMKVGVSMVDILTGLYASTAVLAALRHRDATGEGQFIDLSLLDCGLASLSHFAMNYLVSGEVPRRRGNGGYGGIPSQAFQCSDKPIFLVAGNDKQFAGFCAAAGRTDLLQDARFATTSARIAHREEILPVLAAILRTRTRDEWLVVLDEHDVPAGPFNELPEVFADPQIQHREMLVDVEDPVSGRLSLLANPIRFSATPVEGYVAPPALGEHTAEVLAALVGVTDSQLTQLRVRGVV
- a CDS encoding SDR family NAD(P)-dependent oxidoreductase, with amino-acid sequence MQRLSGKSALVTGGGQGVGRGIALALAAEGAAVVITGRTAGKLKDTVAEIAERGGRAHAVVGDVGEGADVDRMVAETVREFGGLDVLVNNAQSSVQRRLEETSYDDVELAYRSGPLATFHAMRAALPHLKAARGSVVNLGSSAAVQGEANFAAYAMAKEAVRGLTRVAAREWGPYGIRVNVVCPAALSPAAEAYFTAHPEKAERVLAGIPLGRMGDPETDIGRAVAALVSDDMAYLTGATLMLEGGRTLIG
- a CDS encoding nuclear transport factor 2 family protein; protein product: MTPIEERVDRIESHLAVQQLPVRYALAVDARDLDAWVGCFRPDVDMGRHGRGRDVLRAHIEPLVRGFHRSIHQICGHRIEFTGRDTATGSVYCRAEHEVGERWIVMAIRYLDEYARVDGEWYFSRRREQHWYAADVTERPQDVGFNGWEGAGAPALPDAFPTWAAFWKDWTET
- a CDS encoding acyl-CoA dehydrogenase family protein, with the translated sequence MEVDFGPAVRDFRDELRDWLADHLVGEFAEHRGVGGPTDGAAWEVRLAWDRELSAGRWLGVAWPEEYGGRGLGLLEEIVFEYEYARANAPYRATVNALDLLGPMLLKMGTEEQKKRFLPPILAVEELWGQGFSEPGAGSDLASVRTRAERDGEEWVVSGQKVWTSFGIHADWLYVLTRTDPDSVRHKGLTLLLLPTDQPGVEIRPIRNLAGQDEFAEVFLSDARTHADMAVGEVGQGWRTAMATLGIERGTTLLPQQLGFEREAEALIDLARERGALDDPMLRRRIVDAWISVRIMRTTNLRTLAELTAGRTPGAQATTAKLYASTRHQQLGHLAMELAGPAGQIVGEDYGLDMRQRSFLLSLAETIYGGSSEIQRNIIGEQLLGLPKEPRP
- a CDS encoding acyl-CoA dehydrogenase family protein yields the protein MDLTFSEEQDELRKVVRSFLAKYSDEAAVRRLAADPRGHDPVLWRRMAGELGLQGLAVPEEYGGSGFGYVDLGIVFEEAGRALLCGPYFATVALAAEALLRCDDERARRDLLPGIASGATVATLALTEDDGRWDAQGIGLTARERATGWQLTGTKTYVPDGHLADLLLVAARTPCGISLLAVGADAPGLDRTSLPTLDQTRKQARLEFTDTPARLVGTEGTAWPALERTLATASVLLAAEQAGGAAAALDAAVEYAKIRVQYGRPIGSFQGIKHKCADMLVDIESARSAAYAGLWALDAGDETETAIAAALAQTFCSETFTRVAGDNIQVHGGIGFTWEHPAHLYFKRAKSSEVLLGTPSHHRELLATRLGI
- a CDS encoding enoyl-CoA hydratase/isomerase family protein — encoded protein: MTDPYAAFGSLTFERPAPGVLRVVLDAPHLNAVDPEMHGELADVWRVIDRDEQTRAVLVQGAGRAFSAGGTFDSIEALTEDHAVRARVMREARDMVYGVMNCSKPVVSAIHGPAVGAGLVIGMLADISIAARTAKIVDGHTRLGVAAGDHAAICWPLLCGMAKAKYYLLTCETLTGEEAERIGLVSKCVDDDEVHAEGLRVATVLAAGPASAISWTKRSLNHWYRTAQPIFEASLGLEFFGFGGHEVVEGLAAHREKRSPDFEGVAGKHPLDL